The Anaerolineales bacterium nucleotide sequence TGACTTGAACCAGGATGGCGATGCAGAGGACGCCGGGGAAGGTCCCCTTGAGAATGTCGAAGTCTTCCTGCTCGAGTGCACGGAGAAGGTCAGCCAGCGGACGGATGCTGTGGGGGCCTTCCTATTCGAGGACCTTCCCTTCGGGGACGACTGCCGCCTGGACTTCGTCAGGACGGCCTGGAAACTGGTGGGCACGTCCCCGACGGGGATCGCCCTGCCGATCTATGTCCGACCCAGCCTCGAGCCAGGCAGTCTCACCGTGTTTCTGGCGCCGGAGGCCACACCCACCCCCACGGTGACCCCGACCCCCACGGCCACCCGCACGCCCATGCCGACGGACACTCCGCTCCCGGACGACGATCCGCCTCCAAAGCCCGGCGGCCTTTCGCCCAAGGAAGAGATCGTGGGGTGCTTGAGCGACATTGTCCTGGACTGGAATGAGCCGGACGATCCGAGCGGGATCGACCGCTATGAAGTCGAGCTGTTCGTCTCGCACGACAGCGGGGCTTCCTGGTCCAGCGTGGGCACCTGGCAAGTAGAGTCCACAAGCCTGGATGTCTCCGGAGAGACCGACTGCGGGGGCTTCTACTCGTGGAGCGTCAATGCGCGGGACAACGCCGGCAATTGGGGCCAGAAGAACTACGCCCAATTCGGCATCGATCTGCCGTGAACGGGTGAAGTTGTGGATCGACAAAGGACAGCTGACGTGGCGGTCCCACAGCGGGCCTGCTACCCGGCTGGGTCCGACCCGCCTCCACACGCCATCTCTGGCAAGACCATCGTGGGGAACCCCCGAGTCCGCGCCGTGCCCCCTGCCCTTGCCTCTTCGATATGGAGTTCGGATCTTCGCCAGGAGGCGATCCGCCGTGCGCAGCCGACCCCGTCTGACGCCGGCGGATTTCCTGTTCGAAGAGTCGTCTCAGCAAGAGCAGGCCCCGCCCAAAAAAGCCTCCCCTGG carries:
- a CDS encoding Ig-like domain-containing protein, which encodes MNRSLRLLVLLAVFASSCTRPDGLATPTPPPASPQSYGAGLKAWIDRPLDGTEYALGDSIPIRWHATNTGGIQEVELRINGETWQVDRDFDPNGRLVTQELLWTPPAAGDYRIEVIPSGVEGAVGPAAAKRVTVLGEGGLVQGFVFSDLNQDGDAEDAGEGPLENVEVFLLECTEKVSQRTDAVGAFLFEDLPFGDDCRLDFVRTAWKLVGTSPTGIALPIYVRPSLEPGSLTVFLAPEATPTPTVTPTPTATRTPMPTDTPLPDDDPPPKPGGLSPKEEIVGCLSDIVLDWNEPDDPSGIDRYEVELFVSHDSGASWSSVGTWQVESTSLDVSGETDCGGFYSWSVNARDNAGNWGQKNYAQFGIDLP